One genomic window of Nicotiana sylvestris chromosome 10, ASM39365v2, whole genome shotgun sequence includes the following:
- the LOC104244895 gene encoding probable inactive ATP-dependent zinc metalloprotease FTSHI 2, chloroplastic, with protein MACKCILNSQFLPSFSQFNKPYCRKNRTPLIISCSSDSPTTEEDKKLRFNQLGLLNLSVTLTVLSTSLVRPANAAKVSEKRRSTKKTEALTPQELKKWSQGLPTVSNRLPYTEILDLKREGKLKHIIKPPNVGLKQRPEVVLAVLEDSKVVRIVLPSVESDPRFWSEWDDLKIDGLCMNAYTPPLKKPELPSPYLGFLSNIPAWMLSFMKAKPQSKKALELKRVREELKRRQNHEMSKMREERERMEKAMKTQKKMEERKRKRELKRMRYEESLRQASRSSQDMARMWETLASDSNVATALGLVFFYIFYRTVVLSYRRQKKDYEDRLKIEKAEADEKKKMRELEREMEGIEGVDDDDEEEGRKGEENPYMKMAMQFMRSGARVRRARNKKLPQYLERGVDVKFSDVAGLGKIREELEEIVKFFTHGEMYRRRGVKIPGGILLCGPPGVGKTLLAKAVAGEAGVNFFSISASQFVEIYVGVGASRVRALYQEARENAPSVVFIDELDAVGRERGLIKGSGGQERDATLNQLLVCLDGFEGKGEVITIASTNRPDILDPALVRPGRFDRKIYIPKPGLIGRIEILKVHARKKPMAPDLDYMAVASMTDGMVGAELANIVEVAAINMMRDGRPEITTDDLLQAAQIEERGMLDRKERSPEMWKQVAINEAAMAVVAVNFPDLRNIEFVTIAPRAGRELGYVRMKMDHVKFKEGMLSRQSLLDHITVQLAPRAADELWYGKDQLSTIWAETADNARSAARTLVLGGLSEKHYGLSNFWVADRINDIDSEALQILHMCYGRAKEILERNRNLMDAVVDILVEKKSLQKEEFFNLVKLHGSLQPMPPSVVDLRSAKRLEFQDTLTNQKEVVSQGRN; from the exons ATGGCCTGTAAATGCATTCTCAATTCTCAATTTTTGCCTTCCTTTTCCCAATTTAACAAGCCCTACTGTCGAAAAAATAGAACTCCGTTAATCATTTCATGCAGTTCTGACAGTCCCACAACCGAAGAAGACAAGAAACTTAGGTTTAATCAACTGGGTTTACTTAATCTTTCAGTTACGCTCACTGTACTTTCAACTTCACTTGTAAGACCCGCAAATGCAGCAAAAGTCTCCGAAAAGAGACGTTCGACGAAAAAGACTGAGGCTTTAACGCCACAAGAGCTGAAAAAATGGTCACAAGGACTTCCAACTGTGAGCAACAGGCTGCCTTATACAGAAATATTGGATTTGAAAAGGGAAGGGAAACTTAAGCATATAATTAAACCACCTAATGTAGGGTTAAAGCAACGACCCGAGGTAGTTTTAGCTGTTTTAGAGGATTCTAAGGTTGTTAGAATTGTGTTACCTTCTGTTGAGAGTGATCCAAGATTTTGGTCTGAATGGGATGACCTGAAAATTGATGGACTTTGTATGAATGCCTATACTCCACCACTGAAAAAACCCGAGCTGCCTTCACCTTATTTGGGGTTCTTGTCAAATATTCCAGCTTGGATGCTTTCTTTTATGAAGGCCAAGCCACAGTCGAAAAAGGCGTTGGAGCTGAAGAGGGtgagagaagaattgaagaggagGCAAAACCATGAGATGTCAAAGATGAGGGAGGAGAGGGAGAGGATGGAGAAGGCAATGAAAACACAGAAGAAAATGgaagagaggaaaagaaagagggagttgaagagaatgaggTATGAGGAGTCGTTGCGTCAAGCAAGTAGAAGTTCTCAGGATATGGCAAGAATGTGGGAAACCTTAGCTAGTGATTCGAATGTTGCCACTGCTCTTGGATTGGTATTTTTCTACATATTTTATAGAACTGTCGTGCTTAGTTATAGGAGGCAGAAAAAGGATTATGAGGATAGGTTGAAGATAGAGAAAGCAGAAgctgatgagaaaaagaagatgaGGGAATTGGAGAGGGAAATGGAAGGGATTGAGGGTGTTGATGATGATGACGAAGAGGAAGGAAGAAAAGGGGAGGAAAATCCTTATATGAAGATGGCTATGCAATTCATGAGGTCAGGTGCTCGTGTCCGAAGAGCACGTAATAAGAAACTTCCCCAGTATTTAGAAAGAGGTGTGGATGTTAAGTTCTCTGATGTTGCTGGGCTTGGGAAAATCAGGGAGGAGCTTGAGGAAATTGTTAAGTTCTTCACCCATGGGGAGATGTATCGCAGGCGAGGAGTCAAAATACCAG GGGGTATACTGCTTTGTGGTCCACCTGGGGTGGGGAAGACTTTGCTAGCAAAGGCTGTGGCTGGTGAGGCAGGGGTGAACTTCTTCTCCATTTCGGCATCTCAGTTTGTTGAGATATATGTTGGTGTTGGTGCTTCTCGTGTTCGAGCACTCTACCAAGAGGCAAGGGAGAAT GCACCATCAGTGGTCTTCATTGATGAGTTGGATGCGGTTGGCAGAGAACGTGGTTTGATCAAGGGTTCGGGTGGACAAGAACGTGATGCGACTTTGAATCAG CTTCTTGTGTGCTTGGATGGTTTTGAAGGCAAAGGTGAAGTCATCACTATTGCTTCTACAAATAGACCAGACATATTGGACCCAGCACTTGTTCGACCAGGGCGGTTTGATCGGAAGATATACATACCAAAACCTGGCCTTATTGGGCGAATTGAAATTCTTAAG GTGCACGCTCGTAAGAAGCCTATGGCTCCTGATTTGGACTATATGGCTGTTGCCAGTATGACTGATGGAATGGTTGGTGCAGAGTTGGCCAACATTGTTGAGGTTGCCGCTATTAATATGATGCGTGATGGAAGACCTGAG ATTACAACTGATGACTTGTTACAAGCTGCACAAATTGAAGAACGAGGAATGCTTGACCGGAAGGAGAGGAGCCCTGAAATGTGGAAGCAAGTCGCTATTAATGAAGCAGCGATGGCTGTGGTGGCAGTGAACTTCCCAGATCTTAGAAATATTGAGTTT GTCACTATTGCTCCAAGGGCTGGCAGGGAGCTTGGTTATGTGCGGATGAAAATGGATCATGTCAAATTTAAGGAAGGAATGCtgag CCGACAGTCACTCTTGGATCACATCACTGTTCAGCTAGCACCACGTGCTGCTGATGAGCTGTGGTATGGAAAGGACCAG CTCAGTACCATATGGGCGGAGACTGCAGACAATGCTAGATCGGCGGCTCGGACTCTTGTTCTTGGAGGTCTTTCTGAGAAACATTATGGTTTGTCTAACTTCTGGGTTGCAGATAGGATAAAT GACATTGACTCAGAGGCACTACAGATCTTACATATGTGCTATGGTCGTGCAAAAGAG ATCCTTGAGCGAAACCGGAACCTTATGGATGCAGTTGTTGATATACTAGTTGAGAAAAAAAGTCTTCAAAAGGAGGAATTCTTTAATTTAGTTAAGCTACATGGATCCCTTCAACCAATGCCTCCCAGTGTAGTTGATCTCAGGTCAGCTAAACGCTTGGAGTTCCAGGATACTCTCACAAACCAGAAGGAA